CGGCCGCTGTTTGCTCCGCTCCGCATGAAGGCCTGGATGAGGGACGCGGCCTCGGCGATCGTCACGCCGTACCGGGACGCTACGTCGCGATTGATGTCCGCCACGAACTCGGTGATCCGGTCCCGTGAAAACTGCGCGGAGGAGTTCGCGTCCACCTCCCGGATCCGGCTCTGGCCGCGGAGCCGGCCGGCCAGGTCCTCCGCGATCTCCGCGAGCCGCTCGTAGTTGTATCCGAGGATCGTGATCCGGTAGTTGGGCGCCACTCCGCCCGCAGCGTTGCTGAACCCGGGCCCCTGTCCCCGGACCGACATATTCACGCCCGTGAAGCCCAGGGCGAAGCCGATGACCTGCTCCTGGATCACGAGCGGAACCGCGGTCAGCTCCAGCTCGGGACGGAACCAGACGGTCGTCGAGGAGGTGGATGTCGAAGAGGCGGTCCGGATCCGCGACTCGAAGCGCTCCACTTCCGGCATCTGGGCGAGTCGCTCCTCGAAATAGCGAGTCAGCTCGTCAATGCGCTCCAGGTCCGAGCCCCGCGGCATCGTGACGGTGATTCCCAGCGTCGTGCGCTGGGCGCCCGCGCTCCCTCCCCAGAGCACGCCTCTCACCACGTTCTGATCGAAGAGCCAATACGTCGCCCCGAAGCAGGCGGCCGCAACGAGAACCGTGACCCATGGAAAACGAAGCGAATAACCGAGGAGCCCCGAGTAAAACTGAACGTAGAGGGGCTCGCGTCGCGGAGCCGCGGCCCTTGCCGCCGGGGCGGCGAGCGCGCGGTGCCGCCGCATCCCGAGAAGCCGGGCCGCGAGCGCCGGAATAAAGGTGAAGGCCACGAAGATCGAAGCGATGAGGGTAAGCCCCACGACGATCGCGAGCGGGAGGTAGTAGATGCGTAGCTCTCCCTGCAGATAAAGAAAGGGCAGGAAGACGATGAGGGTGGTCAGCGTGGAGGCGAAGATCGGAAGGACGACGTCGCGCGCTCCCTTTTCCGCGGCCTGCGCGGGATCCACACCTTCCTGCCACTGTCTGAAGATGTTCTCGAGGACGACGATCGAGTTGTCCACGATCAACCCGAAACCGAGCGCCAGCCCCATGAGGGTCAGGATGTTCAGCGTGAGTCCGCCGAAATAGATGAGGTTCAGCGAGATCAGGATCGAAAAGGCGATCGTCGCGAAGACGATTCCGGCCGTCCGGAAGGACCGGAGGAATAGGAGGAGGACGAGGAAGATGACGCCCGCCGCGATGAACGCCCGGGTCCGCAGGTCGGTCAGCTGCCGCTCGATTTCCTCGCTCGCGTCGGAAATGAGGATGAGCCGGCTTCCCGGCGGATTCTGCGCCTCGAGGCCCGCGATTCGGTCCCGGACGATCTCGGAAAGCGCGACCGTATTCGTCCCGTACTCCTTGACGACGCGGAAGCCGACCGCCGGGCTCCCGCTGATCCGAAAGTGCTGGGTCGGCTCCTGAAACGTGTCTCGTACCTCTCCGACATCCTCTAGCCGCACGGGAGTCGTGCCGACCCCGGCCTGTGGAAGGGGGAGGGTGGCGGTGCGGAGATCCTCCGCGGTCGTCGGGCGGGAGCGGATCGTGACCACCCACTCCATCTCGCCCTCGCGGACGGCGCCCACGTCGCGCACCAGGTCCAGATCCCGCACCGCGGCGGCGACCTGCTCCGGCCGGAGCCCGAGGGCGGCGATCTTGTCGGGATCGAGCTCGATCTCGAGGACGCGCTGGCTTCCCCCGTCCACCTCGACCCCCGCGACTCCGCGAATCTGGAGGACCTCCGGGACGACGACGCGGTCCAGATGGTCGCGAAGCGCCTCGAGGAGGAGAGGGCCGGTGAAGGTATAAGAGAGGAACGGCTGCGAGGCCTGCGCCTCGAACTCGCGAGGAACGTACGGCTGAAGTGTGATCGCGCTCACCCCGTCGGGGAGCGTTTCTTCCAACGAGGCGATTCGCTCCGAGAGGTCCATCCGCGCGAACTCCATGTCCGTGTCGCGCGCGAATCGCACCACGATGTTCGCCGCCCCCTCGTTCGTCGTCGAGGTGATCCGCTCCACACCCCGGACCTGCTGGATCGAGGCCTCGATCGGAGCGGTGGCGAAGGCCTCCGTCGTCTCGGGGGAAGCGCCCTGCCAGCTGAAGGAGAGGGTCAGCTGGGGAAAACTCGCTTCCGGGAGGAGCTCGACCGGAATGTTTCGCCAGGCGGCGATTCCGAGGAGGGCCACGGAGACGTAGATCATCGCCACCGCGACCGGACGCCGGATGCTCATCCGGATCACGGGGTCCCCTCCGGCTGGGGGATTGGGGCACCCGACCCGGGGGCCAGGGAACCCATGGCCACGTCACCCGGAGATGATGCCCCACCCGTGACCGCGCGCCGCGCCTCTTCGACGAGGGAGAAGAGGACCGGAACGACGATCAGGGTCAGGAGGGTCGCGATTGTGAGCCCCCCGATCACGGCGATGGCGAGGGGAGCCCGGAGGTCCGCGCCTCTCCCGATTCCGAGCGCCATCGGAGTGAGCCCGAAGACGGTGGTGACCGTGGTCATTACGATGGGGCGGAGCCGGACGCGCCCGGCTTCGAGGATCGCCTGGCGTAGCTCGGAGCCTCGTTCTATCGCCCGCACGATGAAGTCCACTTTCACGATCGCGTCGTTCACCACGATTCCCACGAGGATCACGATCCCGATGAGGGACATCGTGTTCAGCCCTTCCCCCGTGGCAAGGAGGGCGAGCACCGCCCCGATGAGGGCGAGGGGAACCGCCGCGAGAATCGTGGCCGGGTGTACGAAGGACTCGAACTGGGCCGCCAGGATCATGTAAACGAGGACCAGGGCGAGCCCGAAGGCGAAGGCGAGGTCACGGAAGGAGCGCACCATCTCTTCGTTCTCCCCTCCTACCTCGACCCGGAGCTCGCGGGGGGGCGGGTCGGCGGCGATCGCGGCTTCGACCTCGGCGATGGCGCCGTCCAGCCCGCCGGATCGCACGTCCGCGAGGACGGCCACCAACCGCCCCTGGTCCTCCCGGCGGATCTCCGCGGGGCCGGCGGACATCTGTACGTTCACGACCTCGCGGAGGGGAACGTCTTCCACTTCGAGCCGCTCCACGGTCGCCACATCGTACCGGAGCGAGTCGGGGAGCTGCACCATGATGGGAATCCGGCGGTCGAAGGCGACGAACTCCGAGGCTTGAAGCCCGCGCATCCCGTTCTCCACGGCCGTCGCGACGGCCCCGGACTGCAGGCCGTAACGCGCGACGTCGTCGCGCCGAATCCGCACCTCCACCTGGGGGTGGCCTCGACCGGACCCGACGCGGACATTCGCGACCCGATCCGCGTCGTGGAGTCCTGCCTGCAGGCGGCCGGCGTACGCGAAGGC
The Gemmatimonadota bacterium DNA segment above includes these coding regions:
- a CDS encoding efflux RND transporter permease subunit, coding for MSIRRPVAVAMIYVSVALLGIAAWRNIPVELLPEASFPQLTLSFSWQGASPETTEAFATAPIEASIQQVRGVERITSTTNEGAANIVVRFARDTDMEFARMDLSERIASLEETLPDGVSAITLQPYVPREFEAQASQPFLSYTFTGPLLLEALRDHLDRVVVPEVLQIRGVAGVEVDGGSQRVLEIELDPDKIAALGLRPEQVAAAVRDLDLVRDVGAVREGEMEWVVTIRSRPTTAEDLRTATLPLPQAGVGTTPVRLEDVGEVRDTFQEPTQHFRISGSPAVGFRVVKEYGTNTVALSEIVRDRIAGLEAQNPPGSRLILISDASEEIERQLTDLRTRAFIAAGVIFLVLLLFLRSFRTAGIVFATIAFSILISLNLIYFGGLTLNILTLMGLALGFGLIVDNSIVVLENIFRQWQEGVDPAQAAEKGARDVVLPIFASTLTTLIVFLPFLYLQGELRIYYLPLAIVVGLTLIASIFVAFTFIPALAARLLGMRRHRALAAPAARAAAPRREPLYVQFYSGLLGYSLRFPWVTVLVAAACFGATYWLFDQNVVRGVLWGGSAGAQRTTLGITVTMPRGSDLERIDELTRYFEERLAQMPEVERFESRIRTASSTSTSSTTVWFRPELELTAVPLVIQEQVIGFALGFTGVNMSVRGQGPGFSNAAGGVAPNYRITILGYNYERLAEIAEDLAGRLRGQSRIREVDANSSAQFSRDRITEFVADINRDVASRYGVTIAEAASLIQAFMRSGANSGRVTIAGDPVDFVVRLEGFRQVDVEGLLETVVATPSGIRIPLGSLISLRERSVLTSIRREDQQYERSVSYEFQGPRLLGDLVRDQALEATVLPAGYSLRDTSTFLISTTQRQQMMVVLFVALGLIFMVTAALFESIRQPLVVLLAVPMALIGVFLIFFFVGTSFTREAYIGVIMMGGIVVNNAILLVDHINRVRAERGELPLGQAIVQATLERVRPILMTTATTVLGLLPLVLFMPAADARIWNALTYALIGGLLSSTLFVLTTTPALYFLFERRKGGAGEAKGGKP